The following proteins come from a genomic window of Acinonyx jubatus isolate Ajub_Pintada_27869175 chromosome C1, VMU_Ajub_asm_v1.0, whole genome shotgun sequence:
- the CITED4 gene encoding cbp/p300-interacting transactivator 4, with protein MADHLMLAEGYRLVQRPPPGAPSHGPHALRTLQPYAGPGLDSGLRPRGTPLGPPPPPPPGALAYGPFGPPPAFQPFPAVPPPAAGSAHLQPVATLYPGRATAPPGVPGGPQCLQPAPGAPAPPPPAHALGCMDAELIDEEALTSLELELGLHRVRELPELFLGQSEFDCFSDLGSAPPAGSVSC; from the coding sequence ATGGCCGACCACCTGATGCTCGCCGAGGGCTACCGCCTGGTGCAGAGGCCGCCGCCCGGCGCGCCCTCCCACGGCCCCCACGCGCTCCGGACGCTGCAGCCGTACGCGGGCCCGGGCCTGGACAGCGGCTTGCGGCCGCGGGGGACTCCGCtgggcccgccgccgccgcccccacccGGGGCCCTGGCGTACGGGCCCTTCGGGCCGCCGCCTGCCTTCCAGCCCTTTCCGGCCGTGCCACCGCCGGCCGCCGGCAGCGCGCACTTGCAGCCGGTGGCGACGCTGTACCCGGGCCGCGCGACCGCGCCCCCCGGCGTCCCGGGAGGGCCCCAGTGCCTGCAGCCGGCGCCCGGCGCCCCGGCCCCACCGCCGCCCGCGCACGCCCTGGGCTGCATGGACGCCGAACTCATCGACGAGGAAGCGCTGACGTCGCTGGAGCTGGAGCTCGGGCTGCACCGCGTGCGCGAGCTGCCCGAGCTCTTCCTGGGCCAGAGCGAGTTCGACTGCTTCTCGGACTTGGGGTCGGCGCCACCCGCCGGCTCGGTGAGCTGCTGA